DNA sequence from the Gammaproteobacteria bacterium genome:
AGAAGAAGTGCATCGGGTGGAGGTCGATGCGCTGCATGATGCTCAACACCAACATGACGACGATAAAGAAGAATAGCGACACCGGCGCGAACAAGCTGATCTGGCCGGCGAGTGGCCCCGGTTGCAGCTTTTGCGGCATGAGCATGCCGATGTTGACGCCGGCGATGAGATTTTCGTATTGCCAGACGAGGCGCCAGCCGCCGTCCTCGGTGCGCTCTTTGAAGGTCGGTGCGATCGAATCGTCCGGGAAGTCGATATCGTTGAAATCAGTTTCCATGACCAAGCGAAAATCGCGCACGGCGGTCACGCTGTTGTTAGCGGTATTGTCGGGCGCGTTGTCGCCGAAGAGGTAGCGCCACTGGTCCAGTCCTTGGCTTTTGTAGGTGACGTCGATGACCACTTCTTGTCCGGCATCGAGCGTGATAATGCCGTCGATAGCACCGTCGCGGGCTTCCGGTCGATTGGTCCAGCTGCCATCTCTGAGGGAAAACTTGAAGTCGTCATAGTTGGCGCCTTGCGCCGGGAACGGGAAACTGATGTGTGTGGCTCGGTGCTCGTTAGTGTCGTTACGGAAGCGATAACTGGCGGCGAAGTCGGTGATGTAGGTGGAATACCAGAGCAATCCCTTTTGCCGGTAGTCGAGTCCTAGTTTTACCAGCACGTCGCTACCCATGAGCGGCAGGGA
Encoded proteins:
- a CDS encoding inner membrane CreD family protein, whose translation is MIKRLIAIGFIFACTAIAWGILGGTIFTRTYSSDSDLKSRVERIWGTPQAQHVPTASYTVERTEKEESLVDGKKVVTTKKVYDAYSLPLMGSDVLVKLGLDYRQKGLLWYSTYITDFAASYRFRNDTNEHRATHISFPFPAQGANYDDFKFSLRDGSWTNRPEARDGAIDGIITLDAGQEVVIDVTYKSQGLDQWRYLFGDNAPDNTANNSVTAVRDFRLVMETDFNDIDFPDDSIAPTFKERTEDGGWRLVWQYENLIAGVNIGMLMPQKLQPGPLAGQISLFAPVSLFFFIVVMLVLSIMQRIDLHPMHFFFLSAAFFAFHLLLAYLVDHLPIHAAFALASVVSLALVASYLHAVISARFALLAAAAQWVYLVLFSYAFFFKGFTGIAVTVGAVLTLFVMMQLTARTNWTEVFGKNS